Proteins from a genomic interval of Lolium perenne isolate Kyuss_39 chromosome 1, Kyuss_2.0, whole genome shotgun sequence:
- the LOC127313299 gene encoding cytochrome c translates to MASFSEAPPGNPAAGAKIFKTKCAQCHTVEQGAGHKQGPNLHGLFGRQSGTTAGYSYSAANKNKAVEWEENTLYDYLLNPKKYIPGTKMVFPGLKKPQDRADLIAYLKEATSS, encoded by the exons atggcttCCTTCTCCGAGGCTCCCCCCGGCAACCCGGCCGCCGGCGCCAAGATCTTCAAGACCAAGTGCGCCCAGTGCCACACCGTCGAGCAGGGCGCCGGCCACAAGCAAG GTCCTAACTTGCATGGTCTGTTTGGGAGGCAGTCGGGTACCACCGCTGGTTACTCCTACTCTGCGGCGAACAAGAACAAGGCTGTGGAATGGGAGGAGAACACTCTGTACGACTACTTGCTTAACCCTAAGAAG TACATTCCTGGAACCAAGATGGTCTTCCCTGGACTGAAGAAGCCACAGGACCGTGCTGATCTCATTGCGTACCTGAAGGAAGCCACCTCCTCTTAA